Within the Acinonyx jubatus isolate Ajub_Pintada_27869175 chromosome E4, VMU_Ajub_asm_v1.0, whole genome shotgun sequence genome, the region CTTGCATTCCCTTTCCGCTTTTTCTCACTGGCTGGGGACCCTAGGTTACAGAATTTCAGGGCCGTAAAGAACTCTGGAGATTATCCAATTCACCGTCCCCATTTAATAAAAGTGCAATAACAGCAAATAACTGTTTCTTTGTTATTAtggttaatattaataattataacttccatttactgaatgcttattaAGTGTCAAGGATTGCACTCAGGATTTTACGAACATTTTCTATTTGACCTCCATAATAATCATACATGAGGGTATTATTAGCTCtatattaaagatgaaaaaattacaGCTCAGACCAGGTACACAGCTTGCCCAAAGTGATACAGTTTTGAGTGGCAGAACTGATTTTTAAGTACAAATCCGTTGGACTTCAAAGTCTATTGTCCTAACCACTATCCTATCATACCAAGCGAATGACGCTGTGAATAGAAGCATAGACTAGGCATGACCTGTCTTCTTGCTTTAAGAAGTGACTTTTGGTCCTAACAGTAGGCTCCCTCGATTTAGGATACTCAGAGGGCCATATGGGCCCCTTGGTCTCAGATATTTTCCCCAGGCTGCAGATCCAGAGTCTACAGCACTTTGCACAGAAATCTATCTTAGCACTTGTCACACATCACAATAGTTAACTAATAATGGTAAACCTAACCTGGCCCTAATCTTTGTGATGTATTATCTCATCTGATCAGCCCATGAGGCAGGCGGTATGAGCCCCATTTCGCAGATGATAATGTAGAGATGTTAAATTACTTCCGAAGCGAGGAAGTGGCACAGATAGAATCTGAACTGTGATCTTTGTCTCTGAAGTCCAAACTCGTAGCcactatctccctctctttgtcgctccctttctctctctctctctcccactagaTCATGAGATATTGTACGAGTAGTTATCACATTGTTTTATGTCTGCATCCCCAGTGGCCAGGACAGTGCTAGGCACTCGGAACATCTTCAATACCCTCTTATTaaatggttggatggatggatggatggatgggtgatggatgggTAGAGAGGATGAatggaaggatggagagagggatgaatggatggatggatagatgggtggatgggtgggtgctgaatggatggagggaggaatGGGTAGgcagatggatgatggatggatggatggatcacgGTGGTGACCGCTTAGATGGCATCTTGACCCTCTGTCAGGACAGTGTTTGCCACTGATGTTTTTACCTATGCTGTCCTCAGGTCTGGATCCTGAGCCTCCCTTACTCGCTTCTTTTCCCTTTGTCCAGACTCCTGATTCTTCTTCCCCAGTCTTCAATCTACCAGTCAAGCTTGACTCCTTTCCTGCTCCTCTAACTTACATATCCATTTGCCTCCTCGGCTCCCTCACTTGTCTTCCCAGTGGCCCACAGAGCCCTGCATGTGGACGATCTGGTCCCCGTCACCACTGACCGGCCTCATCCCCTACCACTCTTTCTCCCGAATGCTCTCTACTGCTCCTCACACACTCCCAGCATGCCTTGAATTCTTTGTTCTTGCTGCTCCTTCTCTGGAATGTTTTCCCTAGATATCAACATGACTCACTTCCTTACCTTCCTCAGTCTGCTCAAATGCCACTTTTCCAATGAATCAACCTTTTTGGgtattgcctctctctcttccctactttatttttctcaacagTAATTACTGACCTCTGACAGACGACACaccttatgtatttatttatttcgctGCGCTAATGAAAGATCCATGAAGGCAGGGAACTTTGCTGTCTGGCTCACCGCTGAAGCCTGCAGTGCCTACAACGGTGTGCCAGGTGTGATGCAggcactatacacacacacacacactcatacatatgtgtatgtatgtgtatatatatatatatacacacacacacacacacacacacatatataaacacacacatatatatgtatatatacatatacacacatacatatatagatatacacacatatatatacacatacatatatatgtatatatacatatatatacacatacatatatatacacacacacatatatatacacacatatacacacacatatatgtacatatacatatacacacatacatatatacacacacatatacacacatatgtacacacatatatatgtacatatacatatacacacatacatatatatacacacacatatacacacacatatatacacatatatatgtacatatacatatacacatacatatatacacacacatatatgtacacatacatatacacacatacatatatagacatacacacatacacacacatatgtacatatacatatacacatacatgtatagatatacacacatgtatatacacacatatacacacacatatatacacacatatgtatgtacatatacatatacacacatacatatatagatatacacacacatatatatacacacacatatatacacacacacatatatatacacacatgtgtatgtacatatacatatacacacatacatatatagatatacacacacatatatacacacacacacatatacacacacatatatgtacatatacatatacacacatacatatatataaacatatatacatacatatacatatacacacatacacacacatatatatggacatatacatatacacacatacatatatatatatatatatatatatatatatatacacacacacacacacatatatacatatgaatcaTAATGACTCAATGGGATCAACAAACATGCCCCAAGTGTCTGGTATAGGTCAGACTCCGTGTTACCGGTCACAACCAGATAACAGGAACACGAAAACCTCTCTCATTTCAGACTCCTGCTGGATACAGCAGGGTGTGCAACGGCGCGCCGGCAGGAAAGAGGCTGCCGGGACCACGGATGGGGACGAGAGTGAGGCGAGCGCCTCCTTACCGCCTTGGTGCACTGGACATCCTTCCCCAGCAGCCAGTTGAGCTCCAGGTTGCCCTCGCCCTGGTAGCAGGACTGCAAGCGCTCCTTGATCTGCAGGTTGATGGCCCGGATGGGGAAGGCACAGAGGGCAGAGTCGTCGGGCGGGTGGTGATACTGCTTCTGGCCTTTGGAGAAGATGGCAAAGAGCACGTCATCCTGGCCGCTGATGTTGAAGGCCTGGGCCAGGGACTCCCCGGGCTTGGCGAGGTAAGCGGCCTGCAGGAGGCGGTACTCAACCCCGGCCCGCGTGCAGCCGAAGGGCAGGGACACGTAGGAGTGGAACTTGGGGTCGTCCTTGCAGAGGCGCACGATGCGGGACGTGTAGAACAGGTCCCCTGCCGAGTTGATGGCCACGCCCTCGGGGGTCTCGGGCTGCACCGTGAGGAAGTAGACGAAGCCCCCGCTGGCGAAGCCGTAGATGTAGAAGATGTCGAAGTGGGAGACCAGGGCCAGGGTGTCGGAGGGGATCTTGATGAGGGAGGAGACGAAGTCGCTGTGCAGCTCGTAGTCGAGCATGGCAGAGGACTCAGGGTCACGGGGCAGCTTCCTGCTGGACAGGGTCGGGAAGTAATCCTGCTTGCCGTCCACGGCCGTGCCGATGAACAGCTTGCCGTCCTCGCCATCGGAGCGCACGATCACGCCGTACATCGTGCCCGTCTTGTTGACGCTGGACAGGTAGTGCTCCTTCTTGTGCGAGGGCTCCACCAGGATGAAGAGGTCGTCCAGCCGCAGCAGCTTGCACACGCCCTGGTAGAGGCTCCCGCAGGCCAGCAGGCGGTTCTCCGAGTAGTCGATGATCAGCAGCTTGTTGACGTTGTTGGTGAGGGTCAGCACCTCGCTGCAGGGCTGCACGATGAGGGGCGGGTAACAGGACTTGTTGTCCTCTTCCGGCCCCGTCTTGTGAGCCACCTGGATGGTCAGGTTGCCCGTCAGCTTGTACACCCGGTTGATGGCCCCCACGTACACCGCGCCCGTGCCTCGGTGGACGGTCAGGTGGTTGAAGGTCCAGTCCCGGTTCTCCGAGTGGAAGGTGCTGAACTGAGGCATGCCGGCCGCCCCGGGGGCTAGCAGCACCCAGACCACAGAGAGCAGGACCACAGACCAGCGGTCAACCTCTGCAGCCCGTGGCCAGGGCCTCCTCTGTTCCATTCTGAGTGGGGCGGGGACGAGGACACAGATCCTCTGGGTTCTCATCTACTCCACCTTCCCGGCCGGCCCTCACATGATTCTGGAAAACACAAGGCAGGGTGGTCAGACTGAAAATAAATCCTGGGAAGAGGGAATAGGATGGCCTGACCCAGGGTCCCAATCCCGACTAGCTCTGAGTCTCTTCCTTCTGtattttggtttttctatttttaatatacttttccCCCTCTTTGGGATGTTCAGGGAATCCTGTTATCTATTTTGGTCTCCAGCCTTTACGCtgtaaagtacattttttttttttttactttacaaagcatctctatttctgtcttcttaaGACATCGTTTTTtatctcagagaggttaaaagaCTGCTTAAGTTCACCCAGCCGGTCGATCCCAGCATCGGCACTAAGGCCGGTCTTCCCTACCCAGATGTCACGGCTGTCCTCTCCCTGTCGAGTGGAAATCTCGCctgttttttaaaagcttgtttaGAAGACCCTCTTCCAGGCTCTCCAGGTCAACTACTCCCAGAGTCTGATACCGCAAATAAAATTCCTTCttatttcagacttccagcccctCACACGCTGCATTTCATTAccttctcatgctctgtgctCTACAGGGAAATAGAAGAGGTGCTCATCCTGAAAAACTGCTTCCCACTGCCCCTCAGCCTCGTCCTCTCCAGAAAGAAGAAGCCCTGATGGTTAGCTGTTAGAACTTGTTAGAAAAATGAACCACACAGACACTGTCAGGACTGGGGTTTCCACATGGACCATTCGGGAGCCTGAGGAGCCCCAGGGAGCAGGGTGGATCCCCTCCACCCTGCTTTGGgatggtgggggggtggcagggatgggggggtgTCGTTCTGCCTCTCCGGTGAGCAGGTGGCCGGGTCGGGTAGAAATTACTTCAACTTCTGCTTCTCTGCAAGGGCAGCACGGGAGGAGGCAGGCCTCCTTGCAGAGGGGGACCGGCTACCTGAGTCCCGCGTTACCTGAGTTCTGGGTTTGGAAAATGTGGGCGCAAAGGGAGGCGAGTTGAGGATCAGCCTCATTCAGCCACTGCTGGGGCCCCGCGACTGTTTAAGGATTAGCGAAGTCAACGCCAGGCCTCAGCCTGTCCTGTCTGAAGCCCAGTTGCCCTCCTGTCCTGActcctttgctccttttcctCTGATCCCCAAGCTCTAAAGCTTTTTCTGTATTCTACGGAAGCTGCCCAGAAGGGCACGGTGGGGCTCCTGTGGAGAGCTTCTAGACTCCCGGGCAGAGGATGAGAGAGTAGAGCCTGTCCCATCTCTAAGCACCGTCTCTGACTTCTAGGGACAGGGACAGTGGCTGAAGCAGCAggtggcagcagcaggaggaggcagCGAGCTGTCTGGCAGACAAATCTGTTCTCCAGCTGGACAGACTGTCCAGCAACCTTCTCAGGCAAGTCCAGACGGAACTCTGGGCTCAGGGGGCGGCAGGAATGGAAACACCCGTACCAAGGATGGAGACTTTGCTCCAAGGCAGCTTAGGAGCATCACGTCCCCTTCGGCCCCCTTAATCTGGCCGGAACGGGTTAGAATCAGAACAGGCGCCACCTTGGAAATCCGCACAGCGTTCGCTCTGTATCTTTAGAAAGGCCCCTCCTCAAGGCCCAACAGCCACCATGGTGCCAGAGGGAGGCCCCACCTGACGGCCCTCTTCCAACCAGGCTCCACTGGGGTGCTCTGGGGTGACTCATGAGGCCCCAGGCTTCCTTGGAAAGAGGAAAGCAACAGCGGCATGAGGCCCAGGCTGACCTCAGCGACTTTGACACAGCCCTTCCGGCCCCACGCGCGCACCGGCAAAGCCTCCTGACAGACAGAGCTTTCGGTTTGAAAACCAGAGGTTATTTTTAGCTACGTCCTGGGGCCGGTAGCAGGACGTGAATTCCTCAAGAGGAGCTGTGGAAAGGAAATAACAGAATGCTCACGTTCTCCAGCCGGCCCCCGGGAACTACGAGAGACCATTCCGAGCATGTCCCCGTCTCTGGGTAGAAAAGCTCCTTTGGTTTCAGGCGGAGTGTGGTCTCCCACCAGGAGCTGTGAGGAGGGTGGTTATGTGTCACCACCCTGCACATGGGGTTTGGTCTTTTAGAAAGTGTGCTCTGAGACACCCGGGCACCGAGCTGGTGGACGTGATGCTCTTGCCTTCTCCACAACACGCCCGCACATACACGGTCAGCCCGTGGCTGGAGGAAGAAGGTTCTGGGAGCAGAGATAACTTCAAAGGACACGGTGTGAGGTTAAGATCAACCACCTCAGCCCCCTGCCCACTATCCACGTGAGGCAGTGTGAATAGGGAGTGGCTTTTGTTGTTAGGCAGACTTGGGGGACACATCTGGGCCCCGGGGCAAGCCAAGTCTCCCGTCTCTTTCTGGCAGACTGGGGGCGATTATAGAATCTATCTCTAAGGTTGTCATGAGAGTGAATGAGATGGCACGGGGACCTGTGAGCACGGCGCCCGGTGCACGGTGAATGCTCAACCGGTGTCAGCCGTGATTATTATCACGGAAGCCTCTCGAGGAGACTGTGTTTCAGGAATCCTGCCAGAGCTCTTGAGCTCCGTTATTTGTTCATATTCTTCCTTTCCATGAGAATAAACATTGCAGGTAGACCTCTGAACCCTGGCTCTCTCTGACCCGGTGAAGCCTGTATCATGGGAAGGGAATGGATCCACGGTGATCTTCTCTATCATACTATTGCACAAGTCCCAACATAGCTCTCTGCAGCCTGCAGGGAGGCTGGTGGAGGTGCAGAATCCTGGGAGCTATGAACTATGAATGGGAAAACTGGCCGATGCCTAGAAGGTATGAAGTcatggggcaggaggaagagccAGGGATTCAAATCCTGCCTGTGTCACCCAGGAGTACTATGGCATTAATCTTGTTTGGCATctccctgagcctgtttcttcatcttaaaataaAGGGGGCCTGAATTAACCAGTTTGTAAGATCTCTTCTTTCAGGTGAAGTGATACCTTGAGCTCCTTTCCTTTTGCTCCTAGAATGTTCAATTGAGACTGAGGTCCTTCCAGGCTCCCTGGTAAGGCTGCTTAGGCCAGGAGTTCTCACCAGACCACCACAGTGGGCTTTTCCCTCTCGTCCCTCAGTCAGCATCTGCTCTGGGACAGACGGCCCCTAGGGCCTGTGATCTGGCAGCCGTGGGCCCTGGTGAGCTGGGGTTAAGGGGAGGCACGATCTGCCGTGCAGGGCTGGCCAGGGGACGCTCACAGTCCACGTTGGGAATGTGGCTTTCACAAGGACAACAGACTTAACAGCCAAGTTGAGAGCTTCTGTCTCTCTATGCCAAGGCTGGTTATTACCAGGTAGCCATCCCAAAGCGGGGCCCCACTGGCAAGGATTGAGTCTCCTGTCTGAGTTCAGCGGAAAGCAGAACGGTTGTGCCTCTGGTGACGGGCAGTGTGCTCTAATGGTTAAATGCGTGAGCTCTGAACCCAAGATGCTTGGATTCAAACAGAGCTGACAGCTGTGTAAACCTGGTCAAGGTCCTCAGCCATTCTGTGATGCTATGTCACTATCTACATAACATGGGATTAGTAGCGGCATCTACCTCATCGGATTATTACGATGTAGTCAGTTAACACAGATAAAGCGCTTGGAATGACGTCCAGCCCGTTGGAAATGTTCGAGATACATCAGCCCAtgctattaataatttatttgtcaATATTTCCAGCTCTTCTTGAACGCCATCATTCCATGATCGGTCTTAGAATGAAGTTTCCATCCTCGGTTTGGTAGAAACCAGTGAGCATGTGCCCATGACTTGGGGACCCTAGCATTTCTTCCTAACCCCAATTGTCTGATGTCAACCTCGGGAGTTTTCTCT harbors:
- the PLXNA2 gene encoding plexin-A2 isoform X3 translates to MRTQRICVLVPAPLRMEQRRPWPRAAEVDRWSVVLLSVVWVLLAPGAAGMPQFSTFHSENRDWTFNHLTVHRGTGAVYVGAINRVYKLTGNLTIQVAHKTGPEEDNKSCYPPLIVQPCSEVLTLTNNVNKLLIIDYSENRLLACGSLYQGVCKLLRLDDLFILVEPSHKKEHYLSSVNKTGTMYGVIVRSDGEDGKLFIGTAVDGKQDYFPTLSSRKLPRDPESSAMLDYELHSDFVSSLIKIPSDTLALVSHFDIFYIYGFASGGFVYFLTVQPETPEGVAINSAGDLFYTSRIVRLCKDDPKFHSYVSLPFGCTRAGVEYRLLQAAYLAKPGESLAQAFNISGQDDVLFAIFSKGQKQYHHPPDDSALCAFPIRAINLQIKERLQSCYQGEGNLELNWLLGKDVQCTKAPVPIDDNFCGLDINQPLGGSTPVEGLTLYTTSRDRMTSVASYVYNGYSVVFVGTKSGKLKKASWVPRTGLLKAGNDSLVGTRKEAYFYRIPPPPHPGPPHPSA